In Oryza brachyantha chromosome 2, ObraRS2, whole genome shotgun sequence, a single window of DNA contains:
- the LOC102701702 gene encoding transcription factor MYB36-like, with translation MGRAPCCDKASVKKGPWSPEEDAKLKAYIEENGTGGNWIALPQKIGLKRCGKSCRLRWLNYLRPNIKHGDFTEEEEHIICSLYISIGSRWSIIAAQLPGRTDNDIKNYWNTKLKKKLLGKRAPSRRARANQDPCGLAGGGATGGAASCGGGGTAAAQDLSSSALERIQLHMRLQGLYSAFGCTASSNVVTPPQWPKLETLMPNRPLPAVQPTDAVATAATVQHPPHLVVGQHTLGAVATATTSEPFHAEQLDPAAAGANYLPGSLDQRAKLGFCTSSAEASAGVTSVEMTSSSMASGFAGYGIHDELYDFLYKCESGAQDSLIPSLPELQCPDGSAIIGADEKFSTWTSSCDYGSGGSGEYGLGYDQ, from the exons ATGGGGAGGGCGCCGTGCTGCGACAAGGCGAGCGTGAAGAAAGGGCCGTggtcgccggaggaggacgCCAAGCTCAAGGCCTACATCGAGGAGAACGGCACCGGCGGCAACTGGATCGCGCTGCCGCAGAAGATTG GGCTGAAGAGATGTGGCAAGAGTTGCAGGCTTAGATGGCTGAACTACCTGCGGCCAAACATTAAGCACGGTGATTTCACGGAAGAAGAGGAGCACATCATTTGTAGCCTCTACATTAGCATCGGGAGCAG GTGGTCGATCATCGCGGCGCAGCTGCCGGGGAGAACGGACAACGACATCAAGAACTACTGGAACACGAAGCTGAAGAAGAAGCTCCTCGGGAagcgcgcgccgtcgcgccgcgcccgcgcgaaCCAGGACCCCTGTGGTctagcaggcggcggcgcaacaggcggcgccgccagctgcggcggcggcggaaccGCGGCGGCGCAAGACCTGAGCTCGTCGGCTCTCGAGCGGATCCAGCTCCACATGCGCCTCCAGGGCCTCTACAGCGCATTCGGCTGCACCGCCAGCAGCAACGTCGTCACGCCGCCGCAGTGGCCCAAGCTGGAGACGCTGATGCCGAACAGACCGCTCCCGGCCGTTCAGCCGACggacgccgtcgccaccgctgcCACCGTGCAACACCCCCCTCACCTGGTCGTCGGCCAGCACACTCTCGGCGCCgtggccaccgccaccacctcggAGCCGTTCCATGCTGAGCAACTCGACCCTGCGGCGGCCGGTGCGAACTACTTGCCGGGATCCCTTGACCAGAGGGCCAAGCTAGGGTTTTGCACTTCTTCTGCTGAAGCTTCAGCGGGAGTGACCAGTGTAGAGATGACCTCGTCGTCAATGGCGAGTGGGTTCGCCGGCTACGGTATCCACGACGAGCTATATGACTTCCTCTACAAGTGTGAATCAGGAGCGCAAGACAGCCTCATCCCTTCCTTGCCGGAGCTGCAGTGCCCGGACGGCAGCGCCATCATCGGCGCCGACGAGAAGTTCTCGACGTGGACGTCGTCTTGCGACTATGGTTCGGGCGGCTCCGGCGAATACGGTTTAGGGTATGATCAATAA